In Prevotella sp. oral taxon 475, one DNA window encodes the following:
- a CDS encoding replication-associated recombination protein A, translated as MSEPLAERMRPRTLDEYVGQKHLVGPNAVLRNMIDAGRIPSFILWGPPGVGKTTLAQIVANKLETPFYTLSAVTSGVKDVREVIDRAKSGRFFGSHSPILFIDEIHRFSKSQQDSLLGAVEKGVVTLIGATTENPSFEVIRPLLSRCQLYVLQPLSKEDLEELIQRAVQQDVELKKKTIRIKENTALIRYSGGDARKLLNILELVVEAALPGEEVLIDDETVVNRLQQNPLAYDKDGEMHYDIVSAFIKSIRGSDPDAALYWMARMIEGGEDPQFIARRLVISAAEDIGLANPNALLIANAAFDAVMKIGWPEGRIPLAEAAVYLATSAKSNSAYNGINQALELVRSSGNLSVPLHLRNAPTKLMRELGYADGYKYAHDYPEHFVPQQYLPDELTQTRLWQAQHSPAEEKLYQRMVHLWGERYQ; from the coding sequence ATGAGCGAGCCCTTAGCCGAAAGAATGAGACCGAGAACGCTCGACGAGTATGTAGGACAGAAACATCTCGTTGGGCCGAATGCCGTGCTGCGCAACATGATCGATGCGGGCCGAATCCCCTCGTTCATCCTTTGGGGACCGCCGGGTGTGGGCAAAACAACACTTGCACAGATTGTGGCCAACAAGTTGGAAACACCGTTCTACACACTCAGTGCAGTGACAAGCGGAGTAAAAGATGTGCGTGAGGTGATAGACAGAGCGAAGTCGGGCAGGTTTTTCGGTTCGCATTCGCCTATTCTCTTCATCGACGAGATACACCGTTTCAGCAAGTCTCAACAAGATTCGCTGCTCGGAGCGGTAGAAAAAGGCGTTGTAACCCTCATCGGAGCCACAACCGAAAATCCCTCGTTCGAGGTGATTCGCCCATTGCTCTCGCGCTGTCAGCTCTATGTTTTACAGCCCCTATCTAAAGAAGATTTGGAGGAACTCATCCAACGGGCCGTACAGCAAGACGTGGAACTGAAAAAGAAAACGATCCGCATCAAAGAGAATACGGCTCTGATTCGTTACAGCGGAGGAGATGCGCGAAAGCTATTGAATATCCTTGAGCTGGTGGTCGAGGCCGCTCTGCCGGGTGAAGAGGTGCTCATCGACGACGAAACGGTGGTCAACCGGTTGCAACAAAACCCATTGGCCTACGACAAAGACGGCGAAATGCACTACGACATCGTGTCAGCATTCATCAAAAGCATCCGAGGTAGCGACCCCGATGCGGCTCTTTATTGGATGGCTCGCATGATTGAGGGCGGCGAAGATCCGCAGTTCATCGCTCGAAGGTTGGTGATCAGTGCGGCTGAAGACATCGGACTGGCTAATCCCAACGCCCTGCTCATCGCCAATGCGGCATTCGATGCCGTGATGAAAATAGGGTGGCCGGAGGGCCGAATTCCATTGGCCGAGGCCGCTGTTTACCTTGCAACAAGTGCAAAAAGCAACTCGGCCTACAACGGTATCAATCAAGCCCTGGAACTGGTGCGCAGTTCTGGCAATCTGTCTGTTCCGCTTCATCTACGCAATGCCCCTACCAAACTGATGCGCGAACTGGGGTATGCCGATGGATATAAATATGCACACGACTATCCGGAGCACTTCGTCCCTCAGCAATATCTGCCCGACGAACTCACGCAAACACGCCTTTGGCAGGCCCAACACTCGCCCGCTGAAGAGAAACTCTATCAACGCATGGTGCATCTATGGGGCGAACGGTATCAATAA
- a CDS encoding D-2-hydroxyacid dehydrogenase yields the protein MNIVVLDGYCANPGDFSWEELAQFGEVKVYDRTSKEEVIERAKEADMVLTNKVVLKGETLLKLPRLKYIGILATGFNIIDVKETRERGIVVSNVPAYSTDSVAQMTFAHILNITNRIEHYADKNRQGEWSQASDFCYWDTPLHELAGKTLGIVGLGNIGCKVAKIARCFGMDVFAFTSKNAADLPAGVHKTTLDGLLSISDVLSLHCPLTKTTREMMNKDSIAKMRRGAILINTGRGSLVNESDVAQALADGQLSGYGADVMTCEPPQADNPLLKQPNAFITPHIAWATAEARGRLLKTAIANAKAFAEGRPQNVVNQ from the coding sequence ATGAATATTGTAGTATTAGACGGCTATTGCGCCAATCCCGGCGACTTTTCCTGGGAGGAATTGGCACAGTTCGGCGAAGTGAAAGTTTACGACCGAACAAGCAAAGAAGAGGTGATTGAACGGGCCAAAGAGGCCGACATGGTGCTCACCAACAAGGTTGTGCTCAAGGGAGAGACACTTCTCAAACTGCCTCGACTTAAATATATCGGCATTTTGGCCACCGGATTCAACATCATTGACGTGAAAGAGACACGCGAAAGGGGCATCGTCGTCTCCAATGTGCCTGCTTACAGCACCGATAGCGTAGCGCAGATGACGTTTGCTCATATCCTTAACATCACCAATCGCATCGAACACTATGCCGATAAGAATCGACAGGGCGAATGGAGCCAAGCTTCCGACTTCTGTTATTGGGATACGCCTCTGCACGAGCTTGCCGGAAAGACGCTGGGAATTGTGGGACTGGGAAACATCGGTTGCAAAGTAGCGAAAATTGCACGATGTTTCGGCATGGATGTTTTCGCCTTTACCAGTAAGAACGCAGCCGATTTGCCCGCAGGTGTTCATAAAACAACGCTCGACGGACTGCTTTCCATCAGCGATGTCTTATCTCTGCATTGCCCATTGACCAAAACAACGCGCGAAATGATGAACAAAGACTCGATTGCCAAGATGCGTCGAGGAGCCATTCTCATCAATACCGGGCGCGGTTCGCTGGTCAACGAGTCCGATGTTGCTCAAGCTCTTGCCGACGGACAGCTATCTGGTTACGGCGCAGACGTGATGACCTGCGAGCCGCCTCAGGCCGATAACCCACTACTCAAGCAGCCCAACGCCTTCATTACGCCCCATATTGCCTGGGCAACTGCCGAAGCACGCGGTCGATTGCTAAAAACAGCCATCGCCAATGCAAAGGCTTTTGCCGAAGGAAGACCACAGAACGTCGTCAACCAATAA